One window from the genome of Rhinolophus ferrumequinum isolate MPI-CBG mRhiFer1 chromosome 22, mRhiFer1_v1.p, whole genome shotgun sequence encodes:
- the LOC117014368 gene encoding sodium-dependent phosphate transport protein 1-like — translation MDDQLPSRKAPSFCSLRYGLCLLLHFCNVVMMSQRMCLSLTVVAMVNSTDPHGSPNTSTKDLLDNIKNPRYNWSPKIQGVILSSILYGMLIVNIPVGYLSGIYSIRKMVSCALILSSLSSLLIPLAADAGEIPLIACRVVQGLGQGTVSVAQHMVWVKWAPPLERGRLTSLSVSGLMLGPFIALLATGFICQALGWPFVFYIFGACGCALGLSWFILFYDDPKDHPCISVDEKEFITSSLVAQVSSSGQPLPIMAMLKSLPLWAISLGCFAFSWTNHILFLYSPTFISSKLHVNMTENGLLSALPYLFSWLLGILVGQVADLFLSRNMFRVITVRKLFTTLGLLLPSLFGICLCHLSSGFHSTIIFLILASATVVFCIVGILINPLDIAPRYYGFLKGVTVLIGMTGGLTSSTLAGIILNRDPESSWPKIFFLMAAINVISLTFYLIFAKAEIQDWAKEKQHTRL, via the exons ATGGATGACCAGCTTCCTTCCAGGAAAG CTCCAAGTTTTTGTTCCCTGCGCTATGGGTTATGTCTCCTCCTGCACTTCTGTAATGTTGTCATGATGTCACAGCGCATGTGTCTGAGCCTCACCGTGGTCGCCATGGTGAACAGCACAGATCCACACGGTTCGCCCAACACCTCCACAAAGGACCTCTTGGATAACATAAAG AACCCCAGGTATAACTGGAGCCCCAAAATCCAGGGGGTCATCTTAAGTTCCATCTTGTACGGTATGCTCATCGTGAATATCCCCGTTGGGTATTTGTCTGGAATATACTCCATCCGGAAAATGGTTAGCTGTGCCCTGATCCTCAGCTCCCTGTCCAGCCTGCTCATCCCCCTGGCAGCGGACGCCGGTGAAATACCACTCATCGCCTGCCGGGTAGTGCAGGGGCTGGGCCAG GGGACAGTGTCCGTAGCTCAGCACATGGTGTGGGTCAAGTGGGCCCCTCCCTTGGAACGAGGCCGACTTACCTCTCTGAGTGTATCAG GACTTATGCTGGGACCCTTCATTGCCCTGCTTGCCACCGGATTCATCTGTCAGGCCCTGGGCTGGCCCTTTGTCTTCTATATTTTTG GTGCTTGTGGCTGTGCCCTGGGTCTTTCCTGGTTCATTCTGTTTTACGATGACCCAAAGGACCATCCGTGCATCAGCGTCGATGAGAAGGAATTTATCACCTCCTCCCTCGTGGCACAG GTCAGCTCGAGCGGACAGCCTCTGCCCATCATGGCGATGCTCAAGTCTCTCCCGCTCTGGGCGATTTCCCTTGgctgttttgccttttcctggACAAACCACATCCTGTTTCTGTACTCGCCGACGTTTATCAGCTCCAAGCTTCATGTAAACATGACAGAG AACGGGCTGCTGTCAGCCCTCCCCTATCTGTTCTCCTGGCTCCTTGGGATCCTGGTGGGTCAGGTAGCAGACCTCTTCCTCTCCAGGAACATGTTCCGCGTGATTACCGTCCGGAAACTCTTCACCACGCTAG gtcttctcctgccctccctcttcGGGATATGCCTGTGTCACCTGAGTTCCGGCTTCCACAGCACGATAATTTTCCTCATACTTGCTAGTGCAACAGTGGTCTTTTGTATAGTCGGAATACTTATCAACCCCTTGGATATTGCTCCCAG ATATTATGGCTTTCTTAAAGGAGTTACAGTTCTAATTGGAATGACAGGAGGGCTGACCTCTTCGACTCTGGCTGGAATAATCCTTAACCGG GATCCAGAGTCTTCCTGGCCTAAAATCTTCTTCCTGATGGCAGCCATTAATGTAATAAGCCTAACTTTCTACCTTATATTTGCTAAAGCAGAAATTCAGGACTGggctaaagaaaaacaacacacacgCCTCTGA